A window of the Nocardia sp. NBC_01329 genome harbors these coding sequences:
- the cas5e gene encoding type I-E CRISPR-associated protein Cas5/CasD, whose amino-acid sequence MTASTDTSILLLRLAAPLQSWGENSKFNRRETRTEPTKSGVVGLLAAALGLERGADLSTLTGLAMGVRTDQPGTLLRDFHTVSDYRGQPLKQSGVNAKGIQRPTTPAKYTHVTHRYYLQDAAFLVGLAGPPDTVRELAAAVKRPAFPLALGRRSCPPTQPILAGTPASELLTALSSHPWQANTAARAGHLRGTKPAFVHLPVTIDDPAGGETRQDVPITFGLHDRRYMQRRVRHTTVQIPTGFPEPDAAETGSSVPPVGHDPFSLLDW is encoded by the coding sequence ATGACCGCATCCACCGACACCTCGATCCTGCTGCTCCGCTTGGCCGCACCTCTACAGTCCTGGGGCGAGAACAGTAAATTCAACCGCCGCGAAACCCGGACCGAACCGACAAAATCCGGAGTCGTCGGCCTCCTCGCCGCAGCACTCGGCCTCGAGCGCGGCGCCGATCTCAGCACCCTGACCGGACTCGCCATGGGAGTACGCACCGACCAGCCCGGCACCTTGCTCCGCGACTTCCACACCGTCTCCGACTACCGCGGACAGCCGCTGAAACAAAGCGGAGTCAACGCGAAAGGGATCCAACGGCCCACCACACCAGCGAAATACACCCACGTCACGCACCGCTACTACCTACAAGACGCTGCGTTTCTGGTCGGGCTCGCCGGTCCACCCGATACCGTCCGCGAACTGGCTGCGGCGGTCAAGCGGCCGGCTTTCCCACTGGCACTCGGACGGCGTAGCTGCCCGCCCACCCAACCGATCCTGGCAGGCACACCCGCCTCGGAACTGCTCACCGCACTGTCCTCGCACCCATGGCAGGCCAACACAGCAGCCCGCGCCGGCCACCTGCGCGGCACCAAACCAGCTTTCGTGCATCTGCCGGTCACCATCGACGATCCCGCTGGCGGCGAAACCCGCCAGGATGTGCCCATCACCTTCGGCCTTCACGATCGCAGGTATATGCAGCGCCGCGTGCGACACACCACCGTGCAGATCCCGACCGGATTCCCCGAGCCCGACGCCGCCGAGACCGGCAGCAGCGTGCCACCGGTCGGCCACGATCCGTTCTCCCTCCTGGACTGGTGA
- the cas6e gene encoding type I-E CRISPR-associated protein Cas6/Cse3/CasE, translated as MTYLSRIRINPLRAQSRKLLANPRAMHSAVLHGVPGDATGERILWRLDTDNPHRPLLYALTQTKPDWSHLIENAGWPGADGEHADIADYRRLLDKLDSGHRYAFRVTASPVQNTKTPLKSTAAQVARAEAQAQQAEAQRPRTRSLRLGHRTAAAQLSWFLDRTQKWGFQIPSTEFEPQLPGIELDESAPEILISARQRLNFGHPDRDNMGRSRVTIHTATFEGHLEITDRERFTATLLAGIGPSKAYGCGLLTLAPIPSA; from the coding sequence ATGACCTACCTCTCACGCATCCGCATCAACCCACTGCGGGCGCAGAGCCGGAAACTGCTCGCCAACCCCCGCGCCATGCACAGCGCCGTCCTGCACGGAGTCCCCGGCGATGCCACCGGTGAGCGCATCCTGTGGCGACTGGACACCGACAATCCACACCGGCCGTTGCTGTACGCGCTGACTCAGACAAAGCCCGACTGGTCTCACCTGATCGAGAACGCCGGCTGGCCCGGAGCCGACGGTGAACACGCCGACATCGCCGATTACCGTCGCCTCCTGGACAAGCTCGACAGTGGACACCGCTACGCCTTCCGCGTCACCGCAAGCCCAGTACAGAACACCAAAACCCCGCTGAAAAGCACAGCAGCCCAGGTTGCCCGGGCCGAAGCCCAAGCGCAACAGGCTGAAGCGCAGCGACCCCGGACAAGGTCACTGCGGCTCGGCCACCGGACAGCAGCGGCGCAACTGTCCTGGTTCCTGGACCGGACACAGAAGTGGGGTTTCCAGATCCCCTCCACCGAGTTCGAACCGCAGCTGCCTGGAATCGAGCTGGACGAGTCCGCGCCCGAAATCCTGATCAGCGCGCGTCAACGACTGAATTTCGGGCACCCCGATCGAGACAACATGGGAAGGTCTCGGGTCACAATCCACACCGCTACCTTCGAGGGCCACCTGGAGATCACCGACCGCGAGCGGTTCACCGCCACCCTCCTCGCCGGTATCGGACCTTCCAAAGCATATGGATGTGGGCTGCTCACTCTCGCACCGATTCCCTCGGCCTGA
- the cas1e gene encoding type I-E CRISPR-associated endonuclease Cas1e, which yields MPDIWWKAHPHDLHRLQDRISTVYVERSHIDRDENAVVVINKKETVRVPAALVAAMLLGPGTRITHAAAALLADSGTTICWIGQQGVRMYAAGIGPSRGAGLLMQQAHLVTRPKERLKVARAMYSMRFPGENVSDLTMQQLRGREGTRIRRIYREHASRTGITWQGRKYVAGDAHATGDDLNRVLSAANAALYGICHAVIVGLGASPGLGFVHTGSAMSFVLDIADLYKAEYTIPLAFDLIADELTEERDARLGLRDLIAERQLLPRVVNDVRTLLDATGAEDDPSGPQLWDEKVGAVDGGTNWADKEADLMQPSFGEQQLTIIGPEIETQVEW from the coding sequence ATGCCCGACATCTGGTGGAAAGCCCACCCCCACGATCTGCACCGACTCCAAGACCGCATATCCACGGTCTACGTCGAACGATCCCATATCGACCGCGACGAGAACGCCGTGGTGGTGATCAACAAGAAGGAAACCGTTCGTGTCCCCGCAGCGCTGGTCGCGGCCATGCTGCTGGGGCCCGGCACCCGCATCACCCATGCCGCCGCGGCACTCCTCGCCGATTCGGGCACCACAATCTGCTGGATCGGGCAACAAGGAGTACGCATGTACGCCGCGGGGATCGGTCCGTCCCGCGGCGCCGGACTCTTGATGCAGCAGGCACACCTGGTAACCCGGCCCAAAGAACGGCTGAAAGTCGCCCGCGCCATGTATTCGATGCGGTTCCCCGGCGAGAACGTCAGCGACCTGACCATGCAGCAGCTCCGCGGCCGCGAAGGAACTCGCATCCGACGCATCTATCGCGAGCATGCCTCGCGAACCGGCATCACTTGGCAAGGCCGCAAATACGTCGCCGGCGACGCCCACGCCACCGGCGACGACCTCAACCGGGTTCTCTCCGCCGCGAACGCCGCCCTGTACGGAATCTGCCACGCCGTCATCGTCGGTCTCGGAGCCAGCCCCGGCCTCGGATTCGTCCACACCGGATCGGCGATGTCGTTCGTCCTCGACATCGCCGACCTGTACAAGGCCGAATACACCATCCCCCTCGCATTCGACCTCATCGCTGACGAACTCACCGAAGAACGCGACGCCCGACTGGGACTCCGCGACCTCATTGCCGAGCGACAACTGCTTCCACGGGTCGTCAACGACGTCCGAACACTGCTCGACGCCACCGGGGCCGAGGATGATCCCTCCGGACCGCAATTGTGGGATGAGAAAGTCGGCGCCGTCGATGGCGGCACCAACTGGGCAGACAAGGAAGCCGACCTCATGCAACCCAGTTTCGGCGAGCAACAGCTCACCATCATCGGACCCGAAATCGAAACCCAGGTCGAATGGTGA
- the cas2e gene encoding type I-E CRISPR-associated endoribonuclease Cas2e produces MVEVNAGVFVGKPSRRVRERLWELLADRVRDGQAVMIEPANNEQGWAVRTAGRDRWRPTDFDGLLLSARPRTPTAPRKDSLQDPTEPGSRPGHAADSSALTEVNEKGATGEQTRR; encoded by the coding sequence ATGGTCGAAGTAAATGCCGGTGTCTTCGTCGGAAAACCCAGCCGACGTGTACGAGAACGCCTCTGGGAACTACTCGCCGACCGCGTCCGCGACGGCCAGGCCGTCATGATCGAACCCGCCAACAACGAACAAGGCTGGGCCGTCCGCACTGCCGGCCGCGACCGCTGGCGCCCTACCGACTTCGACGGACTACTCCTCTCTGCCCGCCCAAGAACACCCACCGCGCCCCGGAAAGACTCCCTCCAAGACCCAACAGAACCAGGATCCAGGCCAGGCCACGCAGCTGACAGCAGCGCGCTGACCGAAGTAAATGAAAAAGGCGCGACTGGCGAACAAACACGCAGGTAG
- a CDS encoding cysteine desulfurase family protein, whose product MKSAFPGAVSGVPTTVYLDHAATTPILPVAIEAMNAAFALSGNASSLHGSGRVARRRLEESRESIAADLGARPSEVILASGGTESDNLAIKGIYWARRDADPRCNRILAGATEHHAVLDAVEWLERHEGARVTWLPVDAAGIVPPEVLREALAEHADEVALVTVMWANNEIGAIQPIRELAEIARVAGVPMHSDAVQAAAQLPIDFAASGLAAASFAAHKLGGPHGVGVLLLGRQVGCVPLLHGGGHERDLRSGTSDVAAAAGLAAALRQTVLEMPARAGELAALRDELIAGVRQAVPDSVLNGPHDERRLPGNAHFTFPGCEGDSLLMLLDAAGIECSTGSACTAGVASPSHVLIAMGVGAREARGSLRFSLGHTSQRSDINALLEVLPQVVERARAAGLADARGGA is encoded by the coding sequence ATGAAGTCGGCTTTCCCGGGTGCTGTCAGCGGTGTGCCCACGACGGTCTACCTCGATCATGCGGCGACCACACCGATACTTCCCGTCGCGATCGAGGCGATGAACGCTGCCTTCGCGCTGTCCGGAAACGCGTCCTCGCTGCACGGATCGGGCCGGGTGGCCCGACGGCGGCTGGAGGAATCGCGGGAATCGATCGCCGCGGATCTGGGCGCGCGCCCCTCCGAGGTCATCCTGGCCTCCGGCGGAACCGAGAGCGACAACCTCGCGATCAAGGGCATCTATTGGGCCCGTCGGGACGCGGACCCGCGATGTAACCGGATCCTGGCCGGTGCCACCGAACATCACGCGGTCCTCGACGCGGTGGAGTGGCTGGAGCGACACGAGGGCGCCCGGGTCACCTGGTTGCCGGTGGACGCCGCCGGAATCGTGCCTCCGGAGGTACTGCGCGAGGCGCTGGCCGAGCACGCCGACGAGGTCGCACTGGTCACCGTGATGTGGGCCAACAACGAGATCGGTGCCATCCAGCCGATCCGGGAACTCGCGGAGATCGCGCGGGTCGCGGGAGTGCCGATGCACAGCGACGCGGTCCAGGCGGCGGCGCAGTTACCCATCGATTTCGCCGCCAGCGGGCTCGCGGCGGCGAGTTTCGCTGCCCACAAACTGGGTGGGCCGCACGGTGTGGGCGTTCTGCTGCTCGGTCGGCAGGTGGGCTGTGTGCCGCTGCTGCACGGCGGCGGTCACGAGCGGGACCTGCGCTCGGGCACCTCCGACGTCGCGGCGGCGGCCGGGCTGGCCGCCGCGCTGCGGCAGACCGTGCTGGAGATGCCGGCCCGGGCCGGGGAGCTGGCCGCGTTGCGCGACGAACTGATCGCAGGGGTTCGGCAGGCGGTCCCGGACTCGGTACTCAACGGCCCGCACGACGAACGACGCTTGCCGGGTAACGCCCATTTCACGTTCCCCGGTTGTGAGGGCGATTCGCTGCTGATGCTGCTGGACGCCGCGGGAATCGAATGTTCCACCGGCTCGGCGTGCACCGCCGGAGTGGCCTCGCCGAGTCATGTACTGATCGCGATGGGCGTGGGGGCCAGGGAGGCGCGCGGGTCGCTCCGGTTTTCCCTTGGACATACGTCGCAGCGGTCCGATATCAATGCATTACTGGAAGTGTTGCCGCAGGTGGTGGAACGAGCCAGGGCCGCGGGTCTGGCCGATGCGAGAGGAGGTGCGTAG
- the mnmA gene encoding tRNA 2-thiouridine(34) synthase MnmA, whose product MRVLAAMSGGVDSAVAAARAVDAGHEVVGVHLALSTAPGALRTGSRGCCSKEDAGDARRAADVLGIPFYVWDFADRFKEDVIDDFVESYAAGETPNPCLRCNEKIKFSALADRAVALGFDAVVTGHYARLADGVLRRAVDADKDQSYVLAVLTAEQLSRAMFPVGDTPKPQIRAEAADRGLAVADKPDSHDICFIPSGDTRAFLGAKIGIRPGAIVDSAGAELGRHEGVHGFTIGQRKGLGLPGPGPDGKPRYVTDIDPNSGTVRVGSADDLQVWSIEADRAVWTSGAAPEEPIDCVVQVRAHGGTAPATAAAVGDGLTVRLHEPLSGVARGQAVVLYRPESAGDAVLGSGTITATARTAPAGASR is encoded by the coding sequence ATGCGAGTGCTCGCCGCGATGAGTGGTGGAGTCGATTCCGCGGTGGCGGCGGCGCGGGCCGTCGACGCCGGGCACGAGGTGGTCGGAGTGCATCTGGCACTGTCGACCGCACCCGGCGCCCTGCGCACCGGATCGCGCGGCTGCTGTTCGAAAGAGGACGCGGGCGACGCCCGCCGGGCGGCCGATGTTCTCGGGATCCCCTTCTACGTCTGGGACTTCGCGGATCGCTTCAAAGAGGACGTGATCGACGATTTCGTCGAGTCCTACGCGGCCGGTGAGACACCCAACCCCTGCCTGCGTTGTAACGAGAAGATCAAGTTCTCGGCTCTGGCCGATCGTGCCGTGGCGCTCGGCTTCGACGCGGTCGTCACCGGGCACTACGCCCGGCTGGCCGACGGTGTGCTGCGCCGGGCGGTGGACGCGGACAAGGACCAGTCCTATGTCCTGGCGGTGCTGACCGCCGAACAGTTGTCGCGGGCGATGTTCCCAGTGGGCGATACCCCGAAGCCGCAGATCCGGGCCGAAGCCGCCGACCGTGGTCTGGCCGTCGCCGACAAGCCGGACAGCCACGACATCTGCTTCATCCCCTCCGGGGACACCCGCGCCTTCCTCGGCGCCAAGATCGGTATCCGGCCCGGCGCCATCGTGGACTCCGCGGGTGCGGAACTGGGCCGGCACGAGGGCGTGCACGGGTTCACCATCGGACAGCGCAAGGGTCTGGGCCTGCCGGGCCCCGGCCCCGACGGCAAACCCCGCTACGTCACCGATATCGATCCGAACTCGGGCACGGTCCGAGTCGGGTCCGCCGACGATCTGCAGGTGTGGTCGATCGAGGCCGATCGGGCGGTCTGGACCAGCGGCGCGGCTCCCGAGGAGCCGATCGATTGTGTCGTGCAGGTCCGGGCGCACGGTGGAACCGCACCCGCGACCGCCGCGGCGGTGGGCGACGGGCTCACGGTACGGCTGCACGAACCGCTCAGCGGTGTCGCGCGGGGCCAGGCCGTGGTCCTGTACCGTCCCGAATCCGCCGGGGACGCGGTGCTCGGCAGCGGCACCATCACCGCGACCGCGCGCACTGCTCCGGCGGGCGCGTCACGATGA
- a CDS encoding methionine synthase, with translation MSAGFPAGAATGVGSWPGTDPREAAAVIVGELTELPHLVELPARGVGADMVGRASALLVDMRLDTTPRGYRLADRPGSASRRANDLLRTDLDALQEAWENAGLRGAGRTVKVQAAGPLTLAAQVELAGGHRVLTDRGAVRDLAESLAEGLATHIAEVAARLEAEVVLQLDEPSLSAVLSGSLRGASVLNTIAAVPEPEALAILDTVLGHQRVPAVVHSCASPPPLAFLGRTSAVALGFDLATVSGTAGLDALGEALDHGKHLILGLVPTTAPATPVTWREIAEPGARLVDRLGFSRAELARRVTVSPACGLAGAPASWARDALRLANQTAQAFAQDPESLVAG, from the coding sequence ATGTCGGCCGGATTTCCGGCCGGGGCGGCGACGGGGGTCGGGTCGTGGCCGGGGACCGATCCCCGGGAAGCCGCGGCCGTGATCGTGGGCGAACTGACCGAACTGCCGCATCTGGTGGAGCTGCCGGCCCGCGGGGTGGGCGCGGATATGGTCGGGCGCGCGTCGGCACTGCTTGTGGATATGCGCTTGGACACCACTCCGCGCGGATACCGACTGGCCGACCGACCCGGCTCGGCCTCACGACGCGCGAACGACCTGCTGCGCACCGATCTGGACGCGCTGCAGGAAGCCTGGGAGAACGCCGGACTGCGCGGAGCCGGGCGGACGGTGAAGGTCCAGGCCGCCGGGCCGCTGACACTCGCCGCCCAGGTGGAGCTGGCCGGTGGGCACCGGGTACTGACCGACCGGGGCGCTGTTCGGGATCTGGCGGAATCGCTGGCCGAGGGTTTGGCGACCCATATCGCGGAGGTCGCGGCGCGGCTCGAAGCCGAGGTCGTGCTGCAACTCGACGAACCGTCGCTGAGCGCGGTGCTGTCCGGTTCGCTACGCGGGGCGAGCGTGCTGAACACGATCGCGGCGGTACCGGAGCCCGAAGCGCTGGCGATCCTCGATACGGTGCTCGGACATCAGCGAGTGCCCGCGGTGGTGCACAGTTGTGCGAGCCCGCCGCCACTGGCCTTCCTGGGCCGCACCTCGGCGGTCGCGCTGGGGTTCGATCTCGCCACGGTCTCCGGCACCGCGGGCCTGGACGCACTGGGCGAGGCGCTGGACCACGGCAAACACCTGATCCTCGGACTCGTTCCCACCACCGCACCGGCCACCCCGGTGACGTGGCGTGAGATCGCCGAACCGGGCGCGCGCCTGGTCGATCGACTCGGATTTTCCCGCGCCGAACTGGCGCGACGGGTGACGGTCAGCCCCGCGTGCGGATTGGCCGGCGCCCCGGCGAGCTGGGCACGCGATGCCCTGCGTCTGGCCAACCAGACCGCGCAGGCCTTCGCGCAGGATCCGGAGTCGCTTGTCGCGGGGTGA
- the ligA gene encoding NAD-dependent DNA ligase LigA translates to MSETVSPTERDDAAGEAAPPPAAGEERVRWQELADTVREHQFRYYVRDAPIVSDGEFDELFQQLLALEEQYPDLRTPDSPTQLVGGGFATDFTAVDHLERMLSLDNAFSAPDMRAWAARVEEETGPDLHYLCEVKIDGVALNLVYRDGKLERGATRGDGRTGEDVTLNARTIEDVPRELNADTEFPIPDLLEVRGEVYFRLEDFETLNAAIVAEGKPPYANPRNTAAGSLRQKDPAVTARRRLRMICHGLGRTEGFTPRSQHDAYRALAAWGLPVSAHTRLVQGVDAVLERISYWAEHRHDIEHEIDGLVVKVDELALQRRLGSTSRAPRWAIAYKYPPAEATTKLRDIAVNVGRTGRVTPFAVMEPVTIAGSTVSMATLHNAAEVVRKGVLIGDTVTIRKAGDVIPEVLGPVVDARTGDERAFVMPTHCPECGTELAYEKEGDADIRCPNQRTCPAQLRERVFHVAGRGAFDIEALGYEAAAALLNAGAITDEGDLFDLDADRLRDVALFVNKNGSLSANGSRLIGNLAAAKDRPLWRVLVGLSIRHVGPTAARALAAEFGSLERIEHASLDELADAEGVGPTIATAVAEWFAVDWHRAIVDKWRAAGVRMEDERDESIPRTLEGLSIVVTGSLEGFSRDGAKEAILLRGGKAAGSVSKKTAFVVIGDAPGSKAAKAEELGVPILDEDGFRVLLESGPEAVRTSAAVAGEAEE, encoded by the coding sequence GTGAGTGAGACCGTGAGCCCCACCGAACGGGACGACGCAGCCGGCGAAGCCGCCCCGCCCCCGGCCGCCGGCGAGGAACGGGTGCGCTGGCAGGAGCTCGCCGATACGGTGCGCGAGCATCAGTTCCGCTACTACGTGCGGGACGCGCCGATCGTCTCCGACGGTGAATTCGACGAACTCTTCCAGCAGTTGCTGGCGCTGGAGGAGCAGTACCCGGATCTGCGTACCCCGGATTCGCCGACACAGCTGGTGGGTGGTGGGTTCGCCACCGATTTCACGGCGGTGGACCATCTCGAGCGGATGCTCTCGCTGGACAACGCGTTCTCCGCCCCGGATATGCGGGCCTGGGCGGCCCGGGTCGAAGAGGAGACCGGGCCGGATCTGCACTATCTGTGCGAGGTGAAGATCGACGGGGTGGCGTTGAACCTGGTGTACCGCGACGGGAAACTGGAGCGCGGCGCGACCCGGGGCGACGGGCGGACCGGTGAGGACGTCACCCTCAACGCCCGCACCATCGAGGACGTCCCACGGGAGTTGAACGCCGATACCGAGTTCCCGATACCGGACCTGTTGGAAGTGCGCGGTGAGGTGTACTTCCGGCTGGAGGATTTCGAAACGCTGAACGCGGCCATCGTGGCCGAGGGCAAACCGCCCTACGCCAACCCGCGCAATACCGCGGCCGGGTCGCTGCGGCAGAAGGACCCGGCGGTCACCGCGCGGCGGCGGTTGCGGATGATCTGTCACGGACTCGGTCGTACCGAGGGGTTCACGCCCAGATCCCAGCACGACGCCTATCGGGCGCTGGCGGCGTGGGGTCTACCGGTCTCCGCGCACACCCGGCTGGTGCAGGGTGTCGACGCCGTACTCGAACGGATCTCCTACTGGGCCGAGCACCGCCACGATATCGAGCACGAGATCGACGGTCTGGTGGTGAAGGTCGACGAACTGGCGTTGCAGCGGCGGCTGGGTTCGACTTCGCGGGCACCGCGGTGGGCGATCGCCTACAAGTATCCGCCCGCGGAAGCCACCACGAAACTGCGTGATATCGCGGTGAACGTCGGCCGGACCGGCCGGGTGACCCCGTTCGCGGTGATGGAGCCGGTCACCATCGCCGGCTCGACCGTGTCCATGGCGACCCTGCACAACGCGGCCGAGGTCGTACGCAAGGGGGTGCTGATCGGGGATACGGTCACCATCCGTAAGGCCGGGGATGTGATCCCGGAGGTGCTGGGTCCGGTGGTGGACGCCCGCACCGGCGACGAGCGGGCCTTCGTGATGCCGACGCACTGCCCCGAATGCGGGACCGAACTCGCCTATGAGAAAGAGGGCGACGCCGATATCCGCTGCCCGAATCAGCGCACCTGCCCCGCGCAGTTGCGGGAGCGGGTGTTCCATGTGGCCGGTCGCGGCGCCTTCGATATCGAGGCGCTGGGGTACGAGGCGGCGGCCGCGCTGTTGAACGCCGGGGCGATCACCGACGAGGGCGATCTGTTCGATCTCGACGCCGACCGGTTGCGCGATGTCGCGCTGTTCGTCAACAAGAACGGCAGCCTCTCGGCGAACGGTAGCCGGCTGATCGGCAATCTCGCCGCCGCGAAGGATCGGCCGCTGTGGCGGGTGCTGGTCGGGCTGTCGATCCGGCATGTCGGGCCGACCGCCGCCCGGGCGCTGGCGGCCGAATTCGGCAGTCTGGAACGGATCGAACACGCGTCGCTGGACGAGCTGGCCGATGCAGAGGGGGTCGGGCCGACCATCGCCACCGCGGTCGCCGAATGGTTCGCCGTCGACTGGCATCGCGCCATCGTGGACAAATGGCGTGCGGCCGGGGTGCGGATGGAAGACGAACGCGACGAATCCATCCCGCGCACGCTGGAAGGCCTGTCCATCGTGGTGACCGGATCGCTGGAAGGTTTCTCGCGCGACGGTGCCAAGGAGGCGATCCTGTTGCGCGGCGGGAAGGCCGCCGGATCGGTCTCGAAGAAGACCGCGTTCGTGGTGATCGGCGACGCACCCGGTTCCAAGGCGGCCAAGGCCGAGGAACTGGGCGTTCCCATCCTGGACGAGGACGGTTTCCGAGTTCTGCTCGAATCCGGTCCGGAGGCGGTCCGGACGTCGGCCGCGGTGGCGGGCGAAGCGGAGGAGTAA
- a CDS encoding AAA family ATPase, giving the protein MLRSFRVSNHKSLADLQELRLTRGAATPVAVPVTAIHGGPAAGKSNLVDALRHMRDAVLNSVTGWDPYAGPVRFPHLALPGQPTDFEAVFVAEGIPYTYGFRLDAADVAAEWLYCHPRSRKRIVFEREGETVRVGPMFEPARFGITALVPLVRPNALLLSLAGQMYSEALVPAYRWFETMLEVPADTGDIESTELRLGSHLSRSTENAARLLTLLQSADLGITDLLIAQNDPGYADYLRDLDADIAVLGEQIDRAAGSAAYAAQLEQDSGVNATQLGRELTNMRNARDALYARMVARRGVGLRLVHTGVEPVFTLAEESSATRALLRLLPVLLDALDAGKVLVVDDIGARSTVEETDRLVQLFQNPETNTRGAQLVYTTGDRALVDRGNGRSARTRSSVWAVRRSEAGTSTLTVS; this is encoded by the coding sequence ATGTTGCGCAGTTTTCGGGTGTCCAACCACAAATCGCTGGCCGATCTGCAGGAGTTGCGGTTGACCCGCGGCGCGGCCACGCCGGTGGCTGTGCCGGTGACCGCGATACACGGTGGTCCGGCCGCCGGTAAATCGAATCTGGTCGACGCCCTGAGGCATATGCGGGACGCGGTACTGAACTCGGTGACCGGCTGGGACCCCTACGCCGGTCCGGTGCGGTTCCCGCACCTGGCGCTGCCCGGGCAACCCACCGACTTCGAGGCGGTATTCGTCGCCGAAGGTATTCCCTACACCTATGGTTTCCGGTTGGACGCCGCCGATGTCGCGGCCGAATGGCTCTACTGCCATCCGCGGTCCCGTAAGCGGATCGTCTTCGAACGTGAGGGGGAGACCGTCCGGGTCGGGCCGATGTTCGAACCGGCGCGGTTCGGGATCACCGCGCTGGTACCGCTGGTGCGACCCAACGCGCTGCTGCTGAGTCTTGCGGGCCAGATGTATTCGGAGGCGCTGGTTCCGGCCTACCGATGGTTCGAGACCATGCTCGAGGTGCCGGCCGATACCGGTGATATCGAATCGACGGAGCTGCGATTGGGCTCGCATCTGTCGCGCTCCACCGAGAACGCCGCCCGCCTGCTGACCCTGCTGCAATCCGCGGATCTGGGGATCACCGATCTGCTCATCGCGCAGAACGATCCGGGCTACGCAGACTATCTGCGCGACCTCGACGCCGATATCGCCGTACTGGGCGAACAGATCGATCGGGCGGCCGGGTCGGCGGCCTATGCCGCGCAACTGGAACAGGACAGCGGTGTGAACGCCACTCAGCTCGGCCGCGAACTGACCAATATGCGCAATGCCCGCGACGCGCTCTACGCGCGCATGGTGGCGCGGCGCGGTGTCGGTCTGCGGCTGGTGCACACCGGTGTGGAGCCGGTTTTCACCCTCGCCGAGGAATCCTCGGCGACTCGGGCCCTGCTGCGGTTGCTACCGGTACTGCTCGACGCTCTCGACGCGGGGAAAGTGCTCGTGGTCGACGATATCGGTGCGCGATCGACGGTGGAGGAGACCGACCGTCTCGTGCAGCTGTTCCAGAACCCGGAAACCAATACGCGTGGTGCGCAACTGGTGTACACCACCGGGGACCGGGCGTTGGTGGATCGTGGTAACGGCCGTTCCGCGCGGACCCGCAGCAGTGTCTGGGCAGTCCGGCGCTCCGAGGCCGGTACCAGCACACTCACGGTGTCCTGA
- a CDS encoding amino acid-binding protein codes for MSYLLRVQLPDRPGSLGSLAVALGTVGADILSLDVVERGAGFAVDDLVVEIAPNALPDTLITAAESLGDVRVDSIRPYSGVLDTHRELELIDNVANARDDRLQVLVDGAPRVLRVGWSTVLDMGAQGAYRVVGSPSAPQTQAASVPWMPLQKPIALDGNAGWVPEIWRDMDTKLAAAPLGPSSKALLLGRPGGPDFRPSEIARLGYLAGIVATVLG; via the coding sequence GTGTCTTATCTGCTCCGCGTGCAACTTCCGGATCGTCCGGGAAGCCTCGGGTCGCTAGCTGTAGCCCTGGGAACCGTCGGCGCCGACATCCTTTCACTGGATGTGGTCGAGCGCGGCGCGGGATTCGCGGTCGACGATCTGGTGGTGGAAATCGCCCCGAACGCACTTCCCGACACCCTGATCACCGCCGCGGAATCACTCGGCGACGTGCGTGTCGATTCCATCCGGCCCTACTCGGGGGTGCTCGACACCCATCGGGAACTCGAACTCATCGACAATGTCGCCAACGCCCGCGACGACCGGCTCCAGGTGCTGGTCGACGGTGCGCCGCGGGTTCTCCGGGTCGGCTGGAGCACGGTCCTCGATATGGGCGCCCAGGGCGCCTACCGGGTGGTCGGCAGTCCGAGCGCACCGCAGACCCAAGCGGCGTCGGTGCCATGGATGCCTCTGCAGAAACCGATCGCCCTCGACGGGAATGCCGGCTGGGTCCCCGAGATCTGGCGCGATATGGATACCAAACTGGCGGCAGCACCACTGGGACCGTCCAGTAAGGCCCTGCTGCTCGGCCGTCCCGGCGGACCGGATTTCCGCCCTTCGGAGATCGCGCGCCTGGGCTATCTCGCCGGGATCGTCGCCACCGTCCTGGGCTGA